A region of the Gemmatimonadaceae bacterium genome:
ACCGGTGGATACGGTGCCGGACAACGCGTGACACCGTCGGCCCGGTCACGATTGAGCGCCCGTTCGACGCGCGAGCGGGAGGAACCTCCATGCGTGGCTCAATGGGTACGCGGGCTCGGGCCTGGCTTTCAGTCACCATATCCCCCTTCTTGAGCCACGCCAGCCCGACCTTGGGGCGTTGGCCGTGGCCACGTCAAAGAAGTCGAGGTCAGGCACGGTGAGCATGCGGGCCGCCGAATCCACTTGTGGCGTTCCCACAAAGTACCCGTCGCCACTGATGGCGCCGTCCATCACCAACGCCAACACGACGCGGCCGTCGCCCAGCCCAGGTAGAGTCGCGCCTGTTTCACCGCGACTCGGCGTCTGGAGCTTGGCTGAAGTGTCGCCCGACGAGCTGTTTGGCCAGCAATGTGCTCGCCGCATCGTAGCCAAGCAGACCCTCGAGCAGCAGGTGGGCGCTGTCTCCTACCACTCGATTGGCCGGTACCAACGGAGGAAGTGTCGTCGTGATCCTCGTAAGCTGCGGTCCGTTTACCAGCAAAGGCCGCGCGAACAGGCGGACATCTACTGAAGTCGAAGTTGCGGTATCCTCAAGCCGCAATCCGCCCAGTCGAACCTGTTCCGGTGCCAGTACCAGCCAGAGGCTGCCCGCGGAATCACCAGAATCTTCTTGTTCGGAGATTGTACCAACGCTCGACGCGCGTCTCGCCGAATCAGATGCGTGAATCTTGCGATCGACCGCGGGCAGTCGACTCTGCGGGTGCAGCCGAAGCGCAGCCACCCCACGATCAGTGACGTCGATGTGGAACATCATCACCCGACACGCATCGCGATCTGATCTCGGTGACCGGTCGCTGCGGATCGCACGCGTGATCGGGCGCAGATCTGCCAATCAACATTCACTTCCAGATCGGTCGTGATGACGACGCGGACCCACTGACCTGATACTGTCGATCCCACACGAGGCGCTGACCGTGGGGCCCGATCATGGGATTGTACCAGCCGCGTCGCTTCGTACAAGACGATCGTCGATAGCGTGAGTCGAGTCCCATCGAAACGCGATGTCAGATAAATTGCGCGTGGCGGCGAAGGCGAACGCCTGCCGCTTGTTGGACGGGATCATTGATGATACTATTGGTCATGTCGCCAAACCGCCGGGGACCGACTGTTCGAGCGCCGACAGCATCGCTCCAGCGCATAGCTGATCGGTGCGTCGACGACTTTCGATGGCGAGATGGGAGGAAGGACTTTGCGAGCCACTGGACCCGATCCCGGTGTGGCGGCGGCTGGCATGACGGGCGACAAAACGCTACTCCCGCACGCGGTAAGGAGAATCGATCCGACAAGGCCTCCACCGACCACTGACATTGCACGCATACTCAATAGGTTACCCGATATCGTGCGAACGCACCATCCCTGCGGGCTCCGTCCACCTCAACCATACCACTCCATGCATATCGATCTGGCCTCGCGTATTGCCGTCGTCACGGGCGGTGCAATACGGCATCGGTCTCGCGACGGCTCACCGCCTTGCCGCCAGCGGTGCCCGCCGGGCGATCCACGGGATCGCGTGGCGCGTGCCGGGACAGCAGCCGGAGCGCGCGCTCATCGCGGCGAGCGCGGATGCGGTCTTCATCGAGACTGATGTCGCCAGTCGTGTCGGCGTTGATCGCGATTGGCCGCCACGTTGACGCGCTTCGGGGCTATTGACGTTCTCATCAACAATCGTCGCAAGCATCACGCGCGACGCGCAGCTGGTGAAGGTGAAGGAGGGCGATAACCGGCGGCATGGTGACGCCGAGTTCGACGATGTGGTGGCGGTGAATCTCAAGGGTCTTCACCTGCCCGCAGGCGGTCGTGCCACACCTGCTCGCCCGCGGGGCGGACGGATCATCAACGCGTCGTCGGTAGTGGCCTTCAACGGAAATTTCAGAACTATCCAACTACGTCGCGACGAAGGCGGTCATTGGATTGACGCAGGTGTGGGCCCGCGGAAGACTCAGTCGACGGAATATCACCGTGAACGCCGTCGCCCCGGATTCATTGCCACGGATATGACCCGCAAAATGCCGCAAGTCGCCCTCGACGGCATGACGGCGCACACAGCTAAACCGGTCGGCTTGGCACGCCGGAGGCGTCGCGAACGCCTACTGTTTACCAGCGGCGTCCGATTTCGCCGCATTCATCAACGGCGCGGTGTTGCAGTTGATGGCGGATTAGTCGTCGGGACGTGAGGCTACCTAGTACCTAGTACGGAAGTACCCATACCCAGTACCTAGTACTAGGTACTTCCAGTACTAGTAACTGACTTGTTTACTCAGTCGGCTGACTCCTTGGCCTCATACTGCATGCGTTCCATGATCGCGGCCGCGCGATGCGTGGCGATGGCTCCCCCAGGAGACCAGCGTTTTGGGCGACGGCAGGATGGCGGGCAAGCCGTGCGGCTCGTCTCGTGAGAGTGATGCGGCGCTCTTGCCGAAGTGCAGTTTCGCCGCCGCCTCCGCCCCGTACACGCTGGGGCCCCACTCGGCGAGGTTCAGGTACAGGTCAAGGATGCGTTCCTTCGAGAGCAGCAACTCCAGCCAGACCGTCAGATAGAGTTCCATGCCCTTTCTCACATACGACCGGCCATCATCCCACAAGAAGAGATTCTTGTACTTGCTGAGTCAGCGTGGACGCGCCGCACTGCAATTTGCCGCCGCGCCTCCGGCGCTCGAGGGCCTTGTCGATCTCCACAAAGTCGATGCCGTGGTGCGGTAGAAGCGGTCATCTTCCGAGGCCAGCACGGCGCGGCGCAAGTTGGGCGAGAGCGCGCGTGACGCACGGTGGTGTGCTTCGGCCAGATCGGGCGCGCCGGTGAACACGCGGGTGACCGTCTGTTGCACCACATTTCCGGAGGTCACCGGCGGCTGAATGAGTTCGCCGCGGAGCAGAATCATCGGCACGGGCGCCAGCAACATCAGCATGGTCCCGATGACGACACGCCGGGGCCGCCCCCCCCATCGCGACGTCGGGCGTCGTGTCATCGCCGCCCTCAATCGCTGGGAACACCGCCCCGTGAACGGCTTCCGAACCCGCAGGGCTCACGGTTCGCGTAAGTGCGCGGGGGGTGTCCGGCGGTTGACGTCCACAACGCGGACGGTGCTTGCCGAAATACTGTTCAGGTACCGCCGCAGATACCGCTCCAGCACCTCCGTATACGCGAGGACGATCGCGTCGCGGTCCGCTCGCGATCCCCGGTGGGCTGCACCGGGTCGGGATCGATCAGGGACCGCGTATTTGGCGTTTGCTTCTCGCACGATGGCAGCGACAAACAGCACAGGAACTTCAAGCGCAAAGCAAAGACGTTGCGGGTCCACGAGGCGTTTCCGCGGGTCGACCGAAGAACGGGACAAGGTGCTGGCTGGGGCCGAGGGCGTCGTGGTCATGACAAACGCCACACAGCGATTAACGCGCAGCGACCGCGGTGTCCGGCGCACGGCATCTTTGTCGTGAATGACTTCCATGCCGATCTTCCGCCGCGTCCGACTGACGTAGGCCTCGAAAATGGGGTTGGCCATTCCGCGCGACCACTCCACCGGACGCCGCGCGCGGCGAAAATAGCGCCGCCAAACTCCCAGTTGCCGAGGTGGCCGGTAACCAAAATAATCACCCCACGGCCTAGCAAGACCGGCTCGACGTACTCCCCAGCCTTCGACCCACCCTGGGCCAGAATTTCTTCCGGTGTGGTGCCGGGCATCGTGGCGGTCTCGATGGACGTTCGGCCCAGACTCTCATACGACCGCCCTGGCCAGCGACTCGACCTCGACGGGCGTGCGTTCGGAAAGGCCGCAGCGATTTGCCGTTCCACCACGCCGCGACGGATGCCGATGGGCCTTTAGGCCGGCCGTCCGATCGACCCCCCACCCAGCTGGCGCTCCCGCCATCCCAGTAATCGCAGCACGCCTACAACGGCGCAGGGGCCCGCGTATTCCAGTCGGTGCGAAAGGGTCGGAGACTTGGCGTTGCTGGTCATGAACGGCGGCATATCCAGACGAGCGCCGCACCGATCAGGGATCGGCGCGGCGCTCAGGTAACTGAAGCCAGCGGCAGCGAGGTGCCGCTGGCTTGAATGACCATTCAGTTCGTGAGCATGACCAGCACGCGGCGATTGGTCGCTCGACCGTTATCGGTGGTGTTCGGCGCAATCGGATCGTCTCCCGTAGGCCGTGCGGGCATTGATGCGCGAATCGGGCGACGCCCTTCGAGACGATAGGTCCTTGGCCTGATCCGCACGATCCTGCCCAGCTTGACGTTGTATTTCTCGCTGCCATGGCGTCGGTGTTACCGGTGACGTCGACTGGTGCGTGCCGCGTTGGTCGGGGGTGTTAAATCAGCGACTCCGGCGAACTTAAGGTCCAGGATGACCTTGGCTTCGGGCGTGATATCGCTCTTGTTGAATCCGAAGTTGATCGCGCCGATAACGATCGGGCGAGGCGACGGGCCAACGAGATTGAACGGTGGCGGTCGCGAGATGAACTGGGTGTCTCGCTCAGATCCGCGTCACCGTGACGGTATCGTACTGAAATACGGGGTTTCGGCGGGTTGGAGAAGAACGACAGGCTGAGGCCAGCCTCTCCAAGGCCCAGATTGAGTCCCGTCGCCCGCGCTACCGGCTTTGCATTGTCGTCTGCCGGCATGATAAAGGTGCCGGTTCCTTCCACGCGCGCCGACAGGCGGTTGTTCAGGATGAAGCGGAGACCAACCAATCCTTGCGGGCCACCACCGCGTGGTGCGACCTGACGTCCCGACCGTAGGAGTGATATCCGTAGACTGCCCCAACAGCAGTTTCACGTTCGGCCAGCGGGTGATTGTACGTCATCCGGTACGCGACCACATGGCATCCGACACCTGCGCAGGAATCGCGTCCACTCTCGCCGTCATCGGCTGATTCACGTCGGCGTCGGCATAGCTCAACCCGCTCGGCCAGCCAGTTCCGGAATGCGTAGATGCCGACGCGGCCACCAGCGCCCAAGGTCGGATCCAGCTTGAGGGTGTCCATGTACTTGGTGTAGCGACCAAAACCCGCCAATTTCTATGGCACCCTGTCGTTGAGCGTCAGCAGAGGTGGAATTGCTAACGCCATCGCCGCAGCGATGACAGCGCCAAGCGTGAGGCTGCGTAGATTGCGCATGTTCGTCTCATTGAATTGGGAATGCTCCCGAACGCGCAGGATCGCCAGCCATTTGGCGTGGTGCCCGACAACGTCGAATTGCATTCGCATCCAACAAGTTCCCATTTACCCAGATCATCTGGTAATAGGAACATACACTACTCCGCTGTCGGAAGGCCTTTCGGTGAAATCGTCGCGTCCGCTTCAACGTACCTGTACAGATGGGCTTGATCATCAACGCGCTTCTGGCTGGCGTCAAATTGTGGCCGGGTTTGGTCGGCAATTCCTACGCATTGGTCGCCGATGCCATTGAAAGCGCAACGGACACGATCGGTTCGCTGGTGGTCCTCAGCGGACTCCGGATCGCGAATCGCTCGCCGGATGACCGCTATCCGTTCGGATATGGTCGCGCCGAACCGTTGGCGGCGGCCACGGTGGCGGCACTCATGCTTGGCGCGGCCGCTGGCATTGGCATCGAGGCCATCCGGGAAATCCGGACGCCGCACCACTCGCCCGCCGTTCACCTTGGCCGTGCTGGCGGCAGTCATTGTGAGCAGAGGTGCTGGCCAAGCGTGTCCTCAAGGCTGGCGAGGCCGCCGGCAGTGTCGTGGTGGAAGCGGACGGCTGGCACCATCGTTCGGACGCCATCACCTCCGCAGCCGCGTTTGTGGGCATCAGTGTGGCCTTGATTGGTGGGCCAGGGTGGGAACCGGCCGATGATTGGGCCGCGTTGGTGGCCGGCGGTATGATCTTCATCAACGGCACCAGGCTGTTGCGCAAGGCCATTCGCGACCTGATGGATCGGGCGCCTGATGCGCCACTCTTCAATGCGGTAGCGACGCCGCGCGACAGACGCCTGGAGTTCTCGCCATTGAGAAGCTCAAGATTCGGAAGAGCGGCATGGGCCACTACGTGGACATTCACGTGCAGGCGGACCCTGCGCTTTCGCTCCACGACGCGCACATTTTGTCAGGATG
Encoded here:
- a CDS encoding DUF4403 family protein, with translation MMFHIDVTDRGVAALRLHPQSRLPAVDRKIHASDSARRASSVGTISEQEDSGDSAGSLWLVLAPEQVRLGGLRLEDTATSTSVDVRLFARPLLVNGPQLTRITTTLPPLVPANRVVGDSAHLLLEGLLGYDAASTLLAKQLVGRHFSQAPDAESR
- a CDS encoding transglycosylase domain-containing protein, with the protein product MRKGMELYLTVWLELLLSKERILDLYLNLAEWGPSVYGAEAAAKLHFGKSAASLSRDEPHGLPAILPSPKTLVSWGSHRHASRGRDHGTHAV